In Magnetospirillum sp. XM-1, a single window of DNA contains:
- a CDS encoding Crp/Fnr family transcriptional regulator produces MTTGSQMMDVIDGGLARVSLFSDMDEAALGDIEARCNWSRVSSGAQIFDKDSDTLEVYFVVEGAVRILTTGADEREVALADVIAGNYFGELAAIDGMKRSARVVATKDSVLASLEGGAFLELMRQYPAIAIKVVERLTRIVRSLDSRVAQLSSQSENQRVWGEILRLAQPDPAKPDSWQIADLPNHKEIAAWAGTTREKVAQAIGELAREGVVRRRSMGLVICDLARLQLMAAARGAA; encoded by the coding sequence TTGACGACGGGTTCGCAGATGATGGACGTGATCGACGGCGGCTTGGCCCGCGTATCCCTGTTCTCCGACATGGACGAGGCGGCGCTGGGCGATATCGAGGCCCGCTGCAACTGGTCGCGGGTGTCCTCGGGCGCCCAGATCTTCGACAAGGACAGCGACACGCTCGAGGTCTATTTCGTCGTCGAGGGGGCGGTGCGCATCCTGACCACCGGCGCCGACGAGCGCGAGGTCGCCCTGGCCGACGTCATCGCCGGCAATTACTTCGGCGAGCTGGCGGCCATCGACGGCATGAAGCGCTCGGCCCGGGTGGTGGCCACCAAGGATTCGGTGCTGGCCTCGCTGGAGGGCGGCGCCTTTCTCGAACTGATGCGCCAGTATCCCGCCATCGCCATCAAGGTGGTCGAGCGCCTGACCCGCATCGTGCGCAGTCTGGACAGCCGGGTGGCCCAACTGTCCAGCCAAAGCGAGAACCAGCGCGTCTGGGGCGAGATTCTCCGCCTCGCCCAGCCCGATCCGGCCAAGCCGGATTCCTGGCAGATCGCCGATCTGCCCAATCACAAGGAAATCGCCGCCTGGGCCGGCACCACCCGCGAAAAGGTGGCCCAGGCCATCGGCGAGCTGGCCCGCGAAGGCGTGGTCCGCCGCCGCTCCATGGGGCTGGTCATCTGTGACCTGGCCCGCCTGCAGCTGATGGCCGCAGCGCGCGGCGCGGCGTAA
- a CDS encoding gamma-glutamylcyclotransferase family protein — protein MPTHPPRTAPMFFFGTLMDEDVLAAVLGHPAAAGRMEPARLVGWRRTNIAGRTYPMLIPHPTGTVEGVLVHGLDERDRRRLDHYEGPEYRVGCVQVRTGGGNEVMADSYLCPPGVPGGREEWRLETWRLRHKRAALTRIRALMAGWRD, from the coding sequence TTGCCGACCCATCCCCCGCGAACGGCCCCCATGTTCTTCTTCGGCACCCTGATGGACGAGGATGTTCTGGCGGCCGTGCTGGGACACCCGGCGGCCGCTGGGCGAATGGAGCCGGCGCGGCTGGTCGGCTGGCGGCGGACGAACATCGCCGGCCGCACCTATCCCATGCTGATCCCCCACCCCACCGGCACGGTGGAGGGAGTTCTGGTCCACGGCCTGGACGAGCGGGACCGCCGCCGCCTCGACCATTACGAGGGGCCGGAATATCGGGTGGGCTGCGTGCAGGTTCGCACCGGCGGCGGAAACGAGGTGATGGCGGACAGCTACCTCTGTCCGCCGGGAGTGCCCGGCGGCCGCGAGGAATGGCGGCTGGAAACCTGGCGCCTTCGCCACAAGCGGGCGGCGCTCACCCGCATCCGCGCCCTGATGGCGGGATGGCGGGACTGA
- a CDS encoding phasin family protein, with translation MTTAKAKPAAAAKTAAPTVATPVKATKAPAPVAAPIAAAHADAVKTIEEAVSVGKETIQTVVKASADAAVKGYDKAAKGYDKAVAIGKEQVEAAVAVSKETIETVVKASADVAAKGYDKAVALGKEQVDVAVAASKEAVESVVKASSEAAAKGYDKAVAISKEQVEAAVKAQTAAYQGYEDVLAQAKDNVDAFVKAGTILTKGLQDLSKAFVGLTQASIEEQVAASKALLSAKTLKEFIDLQTDLTKAGVDKLVIESTRLTEQSVKLVEDALAPIGDRVNATVDKLVKAAA, from the coding sequence ATGACCACCGCCAAGGCCAAGCCGGCCGCCGCCGCCAAGACCGCCGCCCCGACCGTAGCCACCCCCGTGAAGGCTACCAAGGCCCCGGCTCCCGTCGCCGCCCCCATCGCCGCCGCTCACGCCGACGCCGTCAAGACCATCGAAGAGGCGGTCTCCGTCGGCAAGGAAACCATCCAGACCGTGGTGAAGGCCTCGGCCGACGCCGCCGTCAAGGGCTACGACAAGGCCGCCAAGGGCTACGACAAGGCCGTCGCCATCGGTAAGGAGCAGGTCGAGGCCGCCGTCGCCGTGTCCAAGGAGACCATCGAGACCGTGGTGAAGGCCTCGGCCGACGTGGCCGCCAAGGGCTACGACAAGGCCGTGGCGCTGGGCAAGGAGCAGGTGGACGTCGCCGTCGCCGCCTCCAAGGAAGCCGTCGAATCCGTGGTGAAGGCGTCGTCCGAGGCTGCCGCCAAGGGCTACGACAAGGCCGTCGCCATCAGCAAGGAGCAGGTCGAGGCCGCCGTCAAGGCGCAGACCGCCGCCTACCAGGGCTACGAGGACGTGCTGGCCCAGGCCAAGGACAACGTCGACGCCTTCGTCAAGGCCGGCACCATCCTGACCAAGGGTCTGCAGGACCTCTCCAAGGCCTTCGTCGGCCTGACCCAGGCCAGCATCGAGGAGCAGGTCGCCGCCTCCAAGGCCCTGCTGTCGGCCAAGACCCTGAAGGAATTCATTGACCTGCAGACCGACCTGACCAAGGCCGGCGTCGACAAGCTGGTGATCGAATCCACCCGCCTGACCGAGCAGTCGGTCAAGCTGGTCGAGGACGCCCTGGCCCCCATCGGCGACCGCGTCAACGCCACCGTCGACAAGCTGGTGAAGGCCGCCGCCTAA
- a CDS encoding prepilin peptidase — translation MGSIILIVSAIVFVAALLDAAWGDLRALRIPNRVPLTVLAAFVPAALSMGLSGEAWLVHLGTGVLSFVAAAVLFSLGVWGGGDAKLAPAVLLWVGPADLPRFLLVMALVGGLVALAALVARRAEAGGLRPAMGGHVPYGIAIAAGGLDWAAASLLPRLAG, via the coding sequence ATGGGCAGCATCATCCTCATTGTTTCGGCGATTGTCTTCGTCGCGGCCCTGCTGGACGCGGCATGGGGCGATCTGCGCGCCTTGCGCATCCCCAACCGCGTGCCGCTCACCGTGCTGGCGGCCTTCGTGCCGGCGGCGCTGTCCATGGGGCTGAGCGGCGAGGCCTGGCTGGTGCATCTGGGCACCGGCGTGCTGTCCTTCGTCGCGGCCGCCGTACTGTTCAGCCTGGGGGTGTGGGGCGGCGGCGACGCCAAGCTGGCGCCGGCCGTGCTTCTCTGGGTCGGTCCCGCCGATCTGCCGCGTTTCCTGCTGGTCATGGCCCTGGTCGGCGGCCTGGTGGCGCTGGCCGCCCTGGTGGCGCGCCGCGCCGAGGCCGGCGGGCTGCGCCCGGCCATGGGCGGACACGTGCCCTACGGCATCGCCATCGCCGCCGGCGGTCTGGATTGGGCGGCGGCAAGCCTGCTGCCCCGGCTGGCCGGCTGA
- a CDS encoding GAF domain-containing protein: protein MNADAPLAAPLSSTASFGPPDDPAMDRVVAWLHEPARRLHGMIRQLPGFASLRYASLSVYDARHDMLWAFSCHSDGVGAPDVTEVEMTDVPSLVLLADSHEPRIVNDMAAFGTEGRFHTSGARNSDSRSSMTAPIILDGHFLGFVIFGASVPNFFTAPVCETLQTFTEAFGILIDRARALSD from the coding sequence ATGAACGCCGACGCCCCCCTTGCCGCCCCTCTTTCCTCCACCGCCTCGTTCGGTCCGCCGGACGATCCGGCCATGGATCGGGTGGTGGCCTGGCTGCACGAGCCGGCCCGCCGTCTGCACGGCATGATCCGCCAGCTTCCGGGCTTCGCCTCCCTGCGCTACGCCTCACTGTCGGTCTATGATGCCCGGCACGACATGCTGTGGGCCTTTTCCTGCCATTCGGACGGCGTCGGAGCCCCGGACGTGACCGAGGTCGAGATGACCGACGTCCCCTCCCTGGTTCTGCTTGCCGACAGCCACGAACCCCGGATCGTCAACGACATGGCGGCGTTCGGAACGGAAGGCCGCTTCCACACCAGCGGCGCGCGCAATTCCGACAGCCGCTCCAGCATGACGGCCCCCATCATCCTGGACGGCCATTTCCTGGGCTTCGTGATCTTCGGGGCCTCCGTCCCCAATTTCTTCACCGCCCCCGTCTGCGAAACCCTGCAGACCTTCACCGAGGCCTTCGGCATCCTCATCGATCGGGCCAGGGCCCTTTCCGACTGA
- a CDS encoding D-alanyl-D-alanine carboxypeptidase, which translates to MHLSRIGFLNRVRLFAVALAAILTLSAQPALAGRYASIVIDAESGSVLHAASPDAKSYPASLTKVMTLFLLFDELDSGRIRLDTKFTTSAHAAAQSPSKLGLEPGEKISVESLILALVTKSANDAAVVAAEGVGGTEANFAQMMTRKAHALGMRSTTYRNASGLPDLGQVSTVRDQATLARALIRSHPGYYKYFSTRQFVYDGQPINTHNRLMLRYQGADGIKTGYIHASGFNLISSAKRGDRRIIGVVFGGNTAASRDKHMGQLLDKGFAKLRKGESVEMAEAEADDLPDLDELVAAAQAAKAPAKAKAKVAAKPVPAKKVAMRAPARAAANDDDDDDDAVGDADPASWAIQVGAFNEYRPAHKAASDAAKKLGGLVSKASIDIDKAGKGAKTVYRARISGFTEDQARAACKRLGKAGKACKPVNPNT; encoded by the coding sequence TTGCACCTGAGCCGCATTGGATTCCTGAATCGTGTCCGCCTGTTCGCCGTCGCCCTGGCGGCGATCCTGACCCTGTCGGCCCAGCCGGCCCTGGCCGGGCGCTACGCTTCCATCGTCATCGACGCGGAATCCGGTTCGGTCCTGCATGCGGCAAGTCCCGACGCCAAGTCCTATCCGGCATCGCTGACCAAGGTGATGACCCTGTTCCTGCTGTTCGACGAGCTGGATTCCGGGCGCATCCGTCTCGACACCAAATTCACCACCTCGGCCCATGCCGCCGCCCAGTCGCCGTCCAAGCTGGGCCTCGAGCCCGGCGAGAAGATCTCGGTGGAGAGCCTGATTCTCGCCCTGGTCACCAAGTCGGCCAACGACGCCGCCGTGGTGGCGGCCGAAGGCGTGGGCGGCACCGAGGCCAATTTCGCCCAGATGATGACCCGCAAGGCCCATGCGCTGGGCATGCGCTCCACCACCTACCGCAACGCCTCGGGCCTGCCGGACCTGGGCCAGGTCTCCACGGTGCGCGACCAGGCGACCCTGGCCCGCGCCCTGATCCGCAGCCATCCCGGCTACTACAAGTATTTCTCCACCCGCCAGTTCGTCTATGACGGCCAGCCCATCAACACCCACAACCGCCTGATGTTGCGCTACCAGGGCGCCGACGGCATCAAGACCGGCTACATCCACGCGTCGGGCTTCAACCTCATCTCGTCGGCCAAGCGCGGCGACAGGCGCATCATCGGCGTGGTGTTCGGCGGCAACACCGCCGCGTCCCGCGACAAGCACATGGGCCAGCTGCTGGACAAGGGCTTCGCCAAGCTGCGGAAGGGTGAAAGCGTCGAGATGGCCGAGGCCGAGGCCGACGACCTGCCCGACCTGGACGAGCTGGTGGCCGCCGCGCAGGCGGCCAAGGCTCCCGCCAAGGCCAAGGCGAAGGTCGCCGCCAAGCCGGTCCCCGCCAAGAAGGTCGCCATGCGCGCGCCTGCCCGTGCCGCCGCCAACGACGATGACGACGACGACGATGCGGTGGGTGACGCCGACCCGGCCAGCTGGGCCATCCAGGTGGGCGCGTTCAACGAGTACCGGCCGGCCCACAAGGCGGCCAGCGACGCCGCCAAGAAGCTGGGCGGGCTGGTCTCCAAGGCCTCCATCGACATCGACAAGGCGGGCAAGGGCGCCAAGACGGTCTATCGCGCCCGCATCTCCGGCTTCACCGAGGACCAGGCCCGCGCCGCCTGCAAGCGCCTGGGCAAGGCCGGCAAGGCCTGCAAGCCGGTCAATCCCAACACCTGA
- the clpA gene encoding ATP-dependent Clp protease ATP-binding subunit ClpA, protein MLSRNLEQSLHRALSHASERRHEYATLEHLLLSLTDDQDAVAVLRACNVDLDKLKRDLSEFIDTNLSELVSPRGTDPKPTAGFQRVVQRAAIHVQSSGREEVTGANVVVALFSERESHAVYFLQSQDMTRLDAVNYISHGVAKAPGRGQNRTVHGADEEASGEKVVKKGQEALNAYCINLNKKAAQGKIDPLIGRDEEIDRTIQILCRRSKNNPLYVGDPGVGKTAIAEGLARRIVNAEVPDVLKNATIFALDMGSLLAGTRYRGDFEERLKAVVTELENYDGAVMFIDEIHTVIGAGATSGGSMDASNLLKPALASGSLRCIGSTTYKEFRNHFEKDRALVRRFQKIDVSEPSIPDTIKILNGIKTYYESHHKVRYTAEAIKAAVELSAKYITDRKLPDKAIDVIDEVGASRMLLPESKRRKTVTVRDVEEIVAKIARIPPKSVSTNDVEALRNLERDLKTLVFGQDKAIEALASAIKLARAGLREPEKPIGCYLFSGPTGVGKTEVARQLAKIMGIELTRFDMSEYMERHSVSRLIGAPPGYVGFDQGGLLTDAIDQHPHSVLLLDEIEKAHPDLFNILLQVMDHGRLTDHNGKTVDFRNVILIMTTNAGAADLAKSAIGFGREAREGDDTDAINRMFSPEFRNRLDSTIAFANLTPEIVAQVVDKFVMQLETQLGDRDVVIELTDEARAWLAKKGYDRSFGARPLARVIQEHIKKPLAEELLFGRLAKGGIVRIRVGEDAKLAFEFLATSPKADKIPELVE, encoded by the coding sequence ATGCTGTCGCGCAACCTGGAGCAAAGCCTGCACCGTGCCTTGTCCCACGCCTCCGAGCGCCGCCACGAATACGCGACGCTGGAACACCTTTTGCTGTCGCTCACCGACGACCAGGACGCCGTGGCGGTGCTCCGGGCCTGCAATGTCGACCTCGACAAGCTGAAGCGGGACCTTTCCGAGTTCATCGACACCAACCTGTCCGAACTGGTGTCCCCGCGCGGCACCGACCCCAAGCCCACCGCCGGCTTCCAGCGGGTGGTGCAGCGCGCCGCCATCCATGTCCAGTCCTCGGGCCGCGAGGAGGTGACCGGGGCCAACGTCGTCGTCGCCCTGTTCTCCGAGCGCGAGAGCCACGCCGTCTACTTCCTGCAAAGCCAGGACATGACCCGGCTCGACGCCGTCAACTACATCAGCCACGGCGTCGCCAAGGCGCCGGGCCGCGGCCAGAACCGCACCGTCCACGGCGCCGACGAGGAAGCCTCGGGCGAGAAGGTGGTGAAGAAGGGGCAGGAGGCGCTCAACGCCTATTGCATCAACCTCAACAAGAAGGCCGCCCAGGGCAAGATCGACCCCTTGATCGGCCGTGACGAGGAAATCGACCGCACCATCCAGATCCTGTGCCGGCGCTCGAAGAACAACCCGCTCTACGTGGGCGATCCCGGCGTGGGCAAGACCGCCATCGCCGAAGGCCTGGCGCGGCGCATCGTCAACGCGGAGGTGCCCGACGTCTTGAAGAACGCCACCATCTTCGCGCTGGACATGGGCTCGCTGCTGGCCGGCACCCGCTATCGCGGCGATTTCGAGGAGCGCCTGAAGGCGGTGGTCACCGAGCTGGAGAATTACGACGGCGCGGTGATGTTCATCGACGAGATCCACACGGTGATCGGCGCCGGCGCCACCTCGGGCGGCTCCATGGATGCTTCCAACCTGTTGAAGCCCGCCTTGGCCTCGGGGTCGCTCCGCTGCATCGGCTCGACCACCTACAAAGAGTTCCGCAATCACTTCGAGAAGGACCGCGCCCTGGTCCGGCGCTTCCAGAAGATCGACGTCAGCGAGCCGTCCATCCCCGACACCATCAAGATCCTGAACGGCATCAAGACCTATTACGAAAGCCACCACAAGGTCCGCTACACCGCCGAGGCCATCAAGGCGGCGGTGGAGCTGTCGGCCAAGTACATCACCGACCGCAAGCTGCCCGACAAGGCCATCGACGTCATCGACGAGGTGGGCGCGTCGCGCATGCTGCTGCCCGAATCCAAGCGGCGCAAGACGGTGACGGTCCGGGACGTGGAGGAGATCGTCGCCAAGATCGCCCGCATTCCCCCGAAAAGCGTGTCCACCAACGACGTGGAGGCGTTGCGCAACCTGGAACGCGACCTGAAGACCCTGGTGTTCGGCCAGGACAAGGCCATCGAGGCCCTGGCCAGCGCCATCAAGCTGGCGAGAGCCGGCCTGCGCGAGCCGGAAAAGCCCATCGGATGCTACCTGTTCTCCGGCCCCACCGGCGTCGGCAAGACCGAGGTGGCCCGCCAGCTGGCCAAGATCATGGGCATCGAGCTGACCCGCTTCGACATGAGCGAGTACATGGAGCGCCACTCGGTGTCGCGCCTGATCGGCGCGCCGCCCGGCTATGTGGGCTTCGACCAGGGCGGGTTGCTGACCGACGCCATCGACCAGCACCCCCATTCGGTGCTGCTGCTCGACGAGATCGAGAAGGCCCATCCCGACCTGTTCAACATCCTGCTCCAGGTCATGGACCACGGACGGCTGACCGACCACAACGGCAAGACCGTGGACTTCCGCAACGTGATCCTGATCATGACCACCAATGCCGGCGCCGCCGACCTGGCCAAATCGGCCATCGGCTTCGGCCGCGAAGCGAGGGAAGGCGACGACACCGACGCCATCAACCGCATGTTCAGCCCGGAATTCCGCAACCGCCTGGACTCCACCATCGCCTTCGCCAACCTGACGCCGGAAATCGTCGCCCAGGTGGTGGACAAGTTCGTCATGCAGCTGGAAACCCAGCTGGGCGACCGCGACGTGGTCATCGAACTGACCGACGAGGCCCGCGCCTGGCTGGCCAAGAAGGGCTACGACCGCTCGTTCGGCGCGCGGCCGCTGGCCCGCGTCATCCAGGAGCACATCAAGAAGCCCCTGGCCGAGGAATTGCTGTTCGGCCGCCTGGCCAAGGGCGGCATCGTCCGCATCCGGGTGGGCGAGGATGCCAAGCTGGCATTCGAGTTCCTGGCCACCTCCCCCAAGGCGGACAAGATCCCCGAACTGGTGGAATGA
- a CDS encoding bacteriohemerythrin: MAATLTVKTRIYGGFLSVLAFLVVVAVMVGIGFATVGRNVSEFQRVNSNTIRVLTIDRNVVGLRRNVLAYTGSQGDTGALSRIRTLQGALEKDLGEAIAATVDPERKATLARMKALFEEYNVNFDKIMALRGERDKALIERAAPAGAAMVDALSGAVDGAMADGDHLVAAHAGKALQHLLLARVSANRFLATPEQKFADATLAELGATETALKALAAQSRDARTRKAVDSVGQILPAYRADFMLILNGTLEIDRLVSKEAARLGAEFADLALKIKDSQLQVLTALGSSTESTIDSQGIWSKAVSAVAVLLGLIFAVLIARSILGPVGAMTGVMDQLARNNLAVDVPYAERGDEIGTMARSVAHFKDQLIRVKQLEADQEEQKKRAEADRLMAMRKMADTFEDSVGKVIETVTSAATELQAASGQMAGTATETSAQATTVASSAQQASANVQTVASATEELSSSINEISQQVERSQAVADRAREEASHTTEQVRSLSENVGRIGEIVNLINDIAAQTNLLALNATIEAARAGDAGKGFAVVANEVKNLANQTARATSEIAGQISAVQQSTSAAVSAIDSISAVIGEMGEISTSVASAVQQQTAATAEIARNVEQAAAGTSEVSGNIVSVEQAARETGAAAEQIRESSTDLSRQAEFLRHEVSTFLAQVRAEKKDMVLLRWDPALETGQSSVDQHHRALYDLVNQAYRAMMSGDGQLAASDLLAELDRSMHAHFDDEEGLMKRHAYPETDTHARSHRAFFQRVDQLRAAIASGNATAGAELFDYVATWLVQHIKKEDLAMARFMVEKRAA, translated from the coding sequence ATGGCCGCGACCTTGACGGTAAAGACCCGAATTTACGGCGGGTTCCTCAGCGTTCTCGCCTTCCTTGTGGTCGTCGCCGTGATGGTGGGAATCGGCTTCGCCACCGTCGGGCGCAACGTTTCGGAATTCCAGCGGGTCAACTCGAACACCATCCGGGTGCTGACCATCGACCGCAACGTGGTCGGATTGCGGCGCAACGTCCTGGCCTATACCGGCAGCCAGGGCGACACGGGCGCGCTGAGCCGCATCCGCACCCTGCAAGGCGCCCTGGAGAAAGATCTTGGCGAAGCCATCGCCGCCACGGTCGATCCCGAGCGCAAGGCGACCCTGGCGCGGATGAAGGCGCTGTTCGAGGAATACAACGTCAATTTCGACAAGATCATGGCGCTGCGCGGCGAACGCGACAAAGCCCTGATCGAACGGGCCGCCCCGGCCGGAGCCGCCATGGTCGACGCGCTGAGCGGCGCGGTGGACGGCGCCATGGCCGATGGCGACCATCTGGTGGCCGCCCATGCCGGCAAGGCGCTGCAGCACCTGCTGCTGGCCCGGGTCAGCGCCAACCGCTTCCTCGCCACCCCGGAGCAGAAATTCGCCGACGCCACCCTGGCCGAGCTGGGCGCCACCGAGACGGCGCTCAAGGCCCTGGCGGCGCAGAGCCGCGACGCCCGCACCCGCAAGGCCGTGGACAGCGTCGGACAGATCCTGCCCGCCTACCGCGCCGATTTCATGCTGATCCTGAACGGCACCCTGGAAATCGACCGGCTGGTGTCCAAGGAGGCGGCGCGGCTGGGCGCCGAATTCGCCGACCTGGCCCTCAAGATCAAGGATTCCCAGTTGCAGGTGCTGACCGCGCTGGGCAGCAGCACCGAATCCACCATCGACAGCCAGGGAATCTGGTCCAAGGCCGTCTCGGCCGTGGCGGTGCTGCTGGGCCTGATCTTCGCCGTGCTGATCGCCCGCTCGATCCTCGGCCCGGTGGGGGCGATGACCGGGGTGATGGACCAGCTGGCCCGCAACAACCTCGCCGTCGACGTCCCCTACGCCGAACGCGGCGACGAGATCGGGACCATGGCCCGCTCGGTCGCCCACTTCAAGGACCAGCTGATCCGGGTCAAGCAGCTGGAGGCCGACCAGGAGGAGCAGAAGAAGAGGGCCGAGGCCGATCGCCTGATGGCCATGCGCAAGATGGCCGACACCTTCGAAGACAGCGTCGGCAAGGTCATCGAGACGGTGACCTCGGCCGCCACCGAGCTGCAGGCCGCCTCGGGCCAGATGGCCGGCACCGCCACCGAGACCAGCGCCCAGGCGACCACCGTCGCCTCCTCGGCGCAGCAGGCTTCGGCCAACGTCCAGACCGTCGCCTCCGCCACCGAGGAGCTGTCGTCGTCCATCAATGAGATCTCGCAGCAGGTCGAGCGTTCGCAGGCGGTAGCCGACCGGGCCCGCGAGGAGGCCAGCCACACCACGGAACAGGTCCGCTCGCTGTCCGAGAATGTCGGGCGCATCGGCGAGATCGTCAACCTGATCAACGATATCGCCGCCCAGACCAACCTCTTGGCGCTCAACGCCACCATCGAGGCGGCGCGGGCCGGCGACGCCGGCAAGGGCTTCGCCGTGGTGGCCAACGAGGTCAAGAACCTCGCCAACCAGACGGCGCGCGCCACCAGCGAGATCGCCGGACAGATCTCGGCCGTGCAGCAGAGCACCTCGGCCGCCGTCTCGGCCATCGACAGCATTTCCGCGGTGATCGGCGAAATGGGCGAGATCAGCACCTCGGTGGCCTCGGCGGTGCAGCAGCAGACCGCCGCCACCGCCGAAATCGCCCGCAACGTCGAGCAGGCCGCTGCCGGCACCTCCGAGGTCTCCGGCAACATCGTCTCGGTGGAGCAGGCGGCCCGCGAAACCGGCGCCGCCGCCGAACAGATCCGCGAATCCTCCACCGACCTGTCGCGGCAGGCGGAATTCCTCCGCCACGAGGTTTCCACCTTCCTGGCCCAGGTGCGGGCCGAGAAGAAGGACATGGTGCTGCTGCGCTGGGACCCCGCCCTGGAAACCGGCCAGTCCTCGGTGGATCAGCATCACCGCGCCCTCTACGACCTGGTCAACCAGGCCTATCGCGCCATGATGAGCGGCGACGGGCAACTGGCCGCCTCGGACCTGCTGGCCGAGCTGGACCGCTCCATGCACGCCCATTTCGACGACGAGGAAGGCCTGATGAAGCGTCACGCCTATCCCGAGACCGACACCCACGCCCGCAGCCATCGCGCCTTCTTCCAGCGGGTCGACCAGCTGCGCGCCGCCATCGCGTCGGGCAACGCGACCGCCGGGGCCGAGCTGTTCGACTATGTGGCGACCTGGCTGGTCCAGCACATCAAGAAGGAGGACCTGGCCATGGCCCGCTTCATGGTGGAAAAACGGGCGGCCTGA
- the cpaB gene encoding Flp pilus assembly protein CpaB, with protein sequence MRPIIIIVVVAALAAGGTAMLAKSWLDRQEARRAKAADEPATVEVLIVARDVPSGAALVGDDLRYDVWPKSAAGDRLAVRKPGEDTKAAFVGMIARRPLAEGEPVSAATTFRPEASGVLAGMLAPGMRAVSLAITNPTAVSGFITPGDRVDVVLATDIKKAEEGPNMESGSGLLLRYGAETVLADLRVLAIDQQITRGRDGAPIQGKTATLEVTPKQAEILTVAGMMGSLQLSLRPPRGAEAPQIAASGELDFTADLEAGKVLQAVVGFKPKAERAAPPAPKGVRVNRAGQISSEGVGR encoded by the coding sequence ATGCGACCCATCATCATCATCGTCGTGGTGGCCGCCCTGGCGGCCGGAGGCACCGCCATGCTGGCCAAGTCCTGGCTCGACCGCCAGGAGGCGCGCCGCGCCAAGGCCGCCGACGAGCCCGCCACCGTCGAGGTCCTGATCGTCGCCCGCGACGTTCCCTCGGGCGCCGCCCTGGTCGGCGACGACTTGCGCTATGACGTCTGGCCGAAATCGGCGGCGGGCGACCGTCTGGCGGTGCGCAAGCCGGGCGAGGACACCAAGGCCGCCTTCGTCGGCATGATCGCGCGCCGGCCGCTGGCCGAGGGCGAGCCGGTCTCCGCCGCCACTACCTTCCGGCCCGAGGCCTCGGGCGTGCTGGCCGGCATGCTGGCGCCGGGCATGCGCGCCGTCTCCCTCGCCATCACCAACCCCACCGCCGTGTCGGGCTTCATCACGCCGGGCGACCGGGTGGACGTGGTGCTGGCCACCGACATCAAGAAGGCGGAAGAGGGGCCGAATATGGAATCGGGCAGCGGCTTGCTGCTGCGCTACGGCGCCGAGACGGTGCTGGCCGATCTTCGGGTGCTGGCCATCGACCAGCAGATCACCAGGGGGCGCGACGGCGCGCCCATCCAGGGCAAGACCGCGACCCTGGAGGTTACGCCGAAGCAGGCCGAGATCCTGACCGTGGCCGGCATGATGGGCAGCCTGCAACTGTCGCTCCGGCCGCCGCGTGGCGCGGAAGCGCCCCAGATTGCCGCTTCCGGCGAACTGGACTTCACCGCTGACCTGGAAGCTGGCAAGGTGCTGCAAGCGGTGGTCGGCTTCAAGCCGAAGGCCGAGCGCGCGGCTCCTCCCGCCCCCAAGGGCGTCCGGGTCAACCGCGCCGGCCAGATCAGTTCGGAAGGGGTGGGACGATGA
- a CDS encoding Flp family type IVb pilin: MFTAIRSAMTKISRDEQGATAIEYGLIAALISIVAIPAMLLIGPKLIAAFTTVATNING; the protein is encoded by the coding sequence ATGTTTACTGCCATCCGCAGCGCAATGACCAAGATTTCCCGTGACGAGCAGGGCGCCACCGCCATCGAATACGGCCTGATCGCCGCGCTGATCTCCATCGTCGCCATCCCGGCCATGCTGCTGATCGGTCCGAAGCTGATCGCCGCCTTCACCACTGTGGCCACCAACATCAACGGTTAA
- the clpS gene encoding ATP-dependent Clp protease adapter ClpS produces MSENGNDKRNGDDGQTGVVIKTRPKTKKPSMYKVLMLNDDYTPMEFVVHVLERYFNKSREDATRVMLHVHTRGVGICGVYTYEVAETKVTQVMDLARQNQHPLQCTIEKE; encoded by the coding sequence ATGAGCGAAAACGGTAACGACAAGCGGAACGGCGACGACGGTCAGACGGGGGTGGTCATCAAGACCCGCCCGAAAACCAAGAAGCCATCCATGTACAAGGTCCTGATGCTGAACGACGATTACACTCCGATGGAGTTCGTCGTGCATGTCCTCGAACGCTATTTCAACAAGAGCCGAGAGGATGCGACCCGCGTCATGCTGCATGTCCATACCAGGGGTGTCGGGATTTGCGGTGTTTACACATATGAGGTGGCGGAGACCAAGGTAACCCAGGTCATGGACCTGGCGCGCCAGAACCAGCATCCGCTGCAGTGTACGATAGAAAAGGAATAG